The Miscanthus floridulus cultivar M001 chromosome 6, ASM1932011v1, whole genome shotgun sequence genomic interval ATGGGTCAAGTAGCCAATTTGACTGGTAACTGGCATGGCATAAACCCTGAACAAACTGCTCAAATGAGATTTCTTATTTTGAATAAATTTTCAGTTGAAACGATTACTGTTTAAACCATGCTGCAGTAATTTGTTTCCAAAGATACAAGCGCGGATGAAAGTAATCTTTCCATTGCTGCTCTGCAGGTATAATTTGTTTCTTTGTAAATCATATGCATAATTTGTTCCCATTTTCCACATCTGAAGTTTTGGTTTGGGCACCCAAGAAATGACCTAGTGCAGAGAAATTCTCAAGGCTAATTGTTTTGACATGTAAAGAGACAACCATCTCCCAATAGAAACGTGAAAGTAAGTTTGAGAACTTGTCATGACTCTATATCAAATTTGAGATCTCGAGTCCTATAAAACTGTACCATGCTGAGTTTTTGCCAGAACAAAATAGCACATCTTTTGAATAATGAATGCAGCACGTTAGACAGTCCACTCAATTTATTTTTGCTTTTCCAGTTAGTAATGATTTGGGTAATCAATTACCTGCAGAAGTGCATGTAGAATATGGAAACAATTTGAAATTCATTACTACTTAGGtgaaaatgaatttcaattctaAAAAAAGGTACATAATATGTTCACAATTCTATCTAACTTTGTTTCCCCATTTTGATAACGGTTTACATACAGTAACAGAAGACTACTTTCACCTAAACCTGTGTACTAATCTCCTCTAGACCGGATAGTTGTTGGTTGGTTACCAATGCAATTCTGAACTGTGATCCCATCTGCATAAAATTTAGTGCACTTCCagatgcaaaaaaaaaacaatttaatGTGGCAATGAATGCAGATATACAAGATTTTAAAAAGGGAAGCACTAGAAAACACATTACCAGAAGCTTCGCAGCTTCTCTGTCCGAACCAACACCCCTCCCGAGAATCAATCCTGCTAGTTCAACCTTCAAAAAGAGAATATAGCGGCTGATTAACAAGCCAGCAAAAGGTGCTGGGGCCAAGCCATCCAAATCAGATCAGTTTCTTAAAAACTGCCGGCAAGTTAAATTTGAATGCAAATATTAAATTCTGAACAGCCGTCAATAGTCAAGAAAACAGGTGGTAGCCAGCCAGTTCCCAATAATGGTTAGGTTGTGTCatcttttgaagaaaaaaataacaACTGTTTTTCAATTAGCAAAACCTGGCTGCTTTTATATTTGTTCATACACTTATAACTTATAAGCAGTAGAGACAAAAGCTAGTAACAGTCACAGGTGCGACTCAAATCTGTGTTTTCAAGTTTAGAACTACAACACCTTAACACATTACAATATAAGGTGGCCACAAGGCCCAGAACTATCAGGTTTAAGAAAAAAGTAAGCATGAACAGTAACTAACCTGGAAATGATATTCTTCATTTCTGGCTGGGCTAGAATTCTGGACTCGATCTCGAAATACTACATGTTGGTCCTCCAAGCACTACAATATTAGATGCAAATTAGCATTTAATGAAGGAAAcaaaatttggaaaaaaaaaggtACAGCGCATCAAAATAGTATACGGACAAAAATAATGGCAAGTGCAACATAGTCTCTTACATGTTCTCTAATAAGACTCATAATAGACGACAACTTATCCATATTATTTGAATCATCCAGTTTCAATGTACTTAAGGAAGGTTCTCGCATAGAGATATCATTGTCTGAACAAGGAGTGTCCTCCAGAAAGCCATTACCACTCCCCGGGGACTTCCTTGAATCTTTCTTAGGAACTCCGGCAACTGGAGCAACAGATGACAAATAACTGCCTGCAATTCAATCCATTAAGTTATTAGTGCACATAAAACTAGCCGCCAAGTGCTCTCAAACAAGAAAAATTTGGAAAGGACTTCACAAAGGTAAGTAAGCTTATTATTATTTACAAACTTGTACACAGATAGTAAGGCAAAGCTGAAAACTGCCAAACATGCCCAGTAAAGAATGATCGATTGTTCTTTCGATGTAAAAGAGTTATCCTCTGTTTCTAAGAaaccagtgttttcctaaacagtAAATGgtaacagtcggtcacctactgtTTAGTCATTATTCAGGCTAAACGATCAATTAACAGGCAAAACGGCTAACAGGATAACGGTCAATTAAACATAAATGGTGGACAGCCGTATAGCATTTAAATGGGTTTAAACAGGCTAAACAACCGTTTAGGCGGACAGTGAAGAAAACCTACCCACAAGTTACTTTACTTTTCAAATAAAATTTCTTAAGAGGATATTGAATGAAGTGCTGTTTCCAGATTCCTAGGAGTAACATCTATTACTGGAACGTCCACCAGAGTGGTATTGAGAAGTATGCAAATTAGTGAATGAGTTATTTCAAATATACTGCGTTATTAAGCACTCCCGGTCAGCTGCTATTCTTATTGATGCTAACTGCCACCAGAAATTTCACACTGCAATGGGGACCCAGCTGTAATATTTGGTTTGCATTTCCGTGGACAAGGTGATCTGTGTGCCCATTAATCAGACATGATATAACCAGCTTATGTTATGTGCCTACAGCTAGTCTGTCAAACAGTACCAATTGACAAAATCTAAAAACCCAATAGATAAGCCAAGATGAAAACTGATCCATCGCATGAAAAATCATAGGCTGCCAAAACATAAAACACAATGATAGTAAAGCATTTACAGATCATCTTCAGATAGTTTACCGACACTTAAAAGGACGTTGTCTATAAAACTACATGAAAGCATTTTAGTGCTTCCAGGATGCTCGGTTGCTCAGGTGTATCCATTACAACTTACAAGTAACTTTTTAAGTACATAGCAAAGCCTGGTGTACACAAGATGTAGAGGATATATActcactctccaaattttggagAGCTTTTTCAGCAGCTTGAACTTGAGCTTCATCTCTTGTTTTTCCGATTCCTATTCCAATTTTTTCATTACTAAACAGAACCTGGAACACAAAATAGATAAGGTGAATGTGAAATGATTAAGCAAAAATTTGGTAGTATCCCAATATAAATCTAAGAGTAAAATGCACCTGGAGACCTTAAACTTTTCCTGGATTCTCACCTAGGCCCATAAGCTCTCAAAATGAGGATTTAGGTCGTTAAACCTTTTAGGTGGTTCACTCCAAGCGAAAACCAGGTGCATATCGAGCGCACTCAAAAAGTTGAAGGACCTATAATCCTCTCTTTGAGAGTTTATGTACCTATGTGCAAATCCGGGCAAAGTTAAGGACCTTGAGTGCATTTTACTCTGAACCTAAAAATGCATAACTAAGCTACCACATAAATTTAACCTATAGCAGCTTTACTGCTTTCAAGCCTTGTTACATCTAGAGCAGCTGTAGACACTGAGGCTACATGCTTTTTCAAGTGTGAAATATTTTACCAATCACCACAAAACAAAACTTCTAGAATGAAGATGTTGTTGATGTGCACTCAGGCGGTATGCTAACATAGCTCTTTCAATTCAAAATGGATACAATTGTTGACAAGAGAATATATACTATAAATACTGATAAGTCACAAATTCAAAATACTAACCTCTACAGAAAATAGCATACTTTTGCCATTGCTCACGGTAGATCTGAATTCCACCTGTACGAGAAAGGGTTTAGGATTACTTCAAGGCCAAATAGGAAAACAAATATAAGCTAAAACAATAAGATGCGAATACCTTGGAGTCACATAGCCGCCCGATTTCTTGCAACACTGTGACATATACCGAGGGGGTTATTGCTAGTGATCCCCCATTTGGCTGGATAGTCCTAACTCCTCCAGTACCTCGGATAGGCATTCCCTCGTCATCTAGACCGAAGATTCCAGTTAGTTAAACCACCAGGTGTTGATTCTTATACAGCATATGCAAGGTTGTCAGGAATAAGAATCCTAGGCAGGAATGCATTCAGGATGGCATTATTAAGATCATATGATAACTGGCCTCAAATGAGAAAGGCCATATGGTCCACCAAGTCAGGACTGGAGAATATGGTATCTCGTAATTACATATCTATccctaatattaaagagcaaaAGGTTTCTTCATCGTTCATCGCTCACAGCTGTCTGATGGGGAACAGATCGACTAAATCTCTTCCGTGCATGTACAAGTAAGAGTAGTGTGTCCAAGCACGGTATGGGATCCAATTCTGAAATGAATTGGAATACGAAATGTTTCCATGGTCGGCTACTCTCTCCCATACCCGTACGAGTTAAGTGTTTGGGCATGATGCAAAGTCCAATGCCAAAACAAATTGGAACTTGGAACGCATGACACGACATTGATAAATCTCTAAACATCTCGTACCCATACGAGTTAGATCAACATGGGTCCAGGCATAGTACGGAGTTCGATTCCCAGACGAATTGAAACGCATGACGCGATATAGCTAAATAAATCTCCAAGCCACAAGTCATCTAGGTAACCACGCAACAAGCTGAACATCCCGTTGCAAAGTATGGGTATGTTTGCTAGTGAGATAATAAAAATAGGATCTGAGATCCAGACAGCCTTGGATAAAAGTCGTACTGATTTAAAAAATGAATAACAAATCATGGGGTAATGGGGGTAAATGAAAGAGCAGCACAATTCCTTCATATGTTCAAAGCATGGCCAGTGACAAAAGAGAACAGACCATTAATAATAATATTAAGTAAATACGAACCAAGTGCAATGTTCTATCAAGCATCAGACAAGAAAATTTCTTCTCATGCCAAATGGCTCAAGATAAAGTTCACCATGAATAACACAGTAACATTTCTTTGATAAAGGAAAATGGCAGAAAAAAGGCCAAATCCTCTTAGCAAATAAACACAAGAATCCAATCAATGGAATTTTTTGAGCTAATAGACAAAATAAATATATCTGGAGATGCCTAATATAAACATAAAAGGTAACAGGAATTGCCAGAAAGAGAAACCAAAAGATAGCTAACCAAATTTATGAAATTGAGAGGTACCTGGTGAACGGGTTAAGGATGACATTTGCTGTCCTTCCCTTTGCTCCCACCGATATGACTGATAAGGAAAATAATTGAAAACTCATCCTCTTGAGTTTATTTCGAACGTTACGAGATTAATAACAACAATTAGTCAAGTGAACAGACTAGAGTACTTGGGGCCCTAAACTTTGTAGAGGTGCAGATCCATTCTCAAGAAGAGCAATGTAGTAAATAAAAAGGCATATAGTTATAAATGGCTAAAAGCAGACTGCATGAACCATATGTTGCCATTTAAACAGTGCTTGCTAATATATTCCAAAGGAAATAGGGCACTATTAGCCTGCATCCTCTAGTTAGATCCAAGTAACACGAAGATATAAAAATTCACCTGCCCATTTAATCTCTTCTCTACTTCAGTTCCCCTCATGCCCTCAGGTATAGGAGCCTGATCTTTGTTGCCTGGTACAAAATTGGTATCCTGTAGAGAAATTGGAAGGTAGCATAAAATTTCAGAAAAAATAAACTGTAGGGAGAACATATCCAGAATATTAATACCTCGCAGACTAAATAGTCACCAACATCTGGAGCATATGGAAGATCCAGTAACCCATTTTCATAGTATAGTTCAAACACTTTCCTCAGTAGATTCTCATCAAACTCTCTGCACGAAGAAGAAAAACATGCCCAGTATTGAAGAAGTAAGAAATATATAATTACAATACAGAAATTTCATTACACACATTTACCAACCTGAAAAACCCACCACGAACATTGCAAGCAACATTCCTTGCAACACATAGAACTGGAACAGCATTGGCCATctaaaatttatagaaaacacaCATATCATTCCATAATGGGTATATGTTCAACACAAAATACACAGAGTAATTAAATAATAAGTACCTCTGCCTGTGGAGCATAGTATGGAGTATATGCAGGGACAACATGAACTCTGTGTTGATCTTTATCATCCCAAACATTAAGTCGGTCATCAATTACCATGGCCATCTTTGGATGGCATCCTCTGTCTCGGAAAACATTCTGCAGGGACTTTCTGGAACCTGCCATGCAATAAAGAGAAAGGATGCAATAGATGGTTAACCCAGAAAAATTCTGGAGGAAGATGAAACCAGAGTGATAGGAAGGTTGTGCACTGTTCCATCCAACCACACTGTACGCTATTTCATTTACTCCTATATATTACAGCAGTTCCACTGGGAACAAGTTATTTAGGAATACAAATGATGCTGTATAGATAAAATGGAGCTAAATACCTTACTCATAAGTGTATGCATAATGACAATATGTTCCAATAAAAGGAGGGCATCGTAATATTAGGAAAgaaaagcaaaaacaaaaagaacaTTTGGAATATAAAGTTTATGGCAAAAAGGTGTTGCTGGTGAGTTTGTCAGGATAAACGAAACAAAACAGATACAGGAAATCATTGCACAATAGTTGAAACAAGTTCACTTGCCTGACTTTACACAATTTACGCGTTCTGAGAGCTGTTGTGGACTTATTAAGTTGCCTTCTGGATCAAGAAGTCTCCACATTTCAAGAGCATAATCTCTCTCAGCCATTGTACATACATAAACCTCAAATCTTTTTCGTCCTTTTGCAGTTAGGTAACTCCTCAATTCTTCCCAAGCAGGCCTTAGCTTTACGAAAACACTGGTATCACGAATCTGAAAAGAATATATCATGTAAATGGGTAAGATGATACTAAGCATGAAAAAGGTAGAGTAATCACAGAACAGTAAGTTAAATGAAAGAATTAAATCTCTAGATATCCAAAATTGTCACCTtccaaatataaaagaatttatgCTGAGTGCCTCAGTCCAATAGTTTTGTATTAAATCTCGAAAAGCTTAGAAGGGTCAATAAATCATGTCCCCAAAGTAGACAAGGCTCTATTGCAGCCCACGAAAAGCCTACAACAATATCATGGAATTCATTCTACTAATTGAAACATACCTCTGGATTGATGCGAGTCAAAATTGCATTCCTGTCAGGCAGTCTGATAACTGGACGAAGAACACGCTCCTGACCACCAGACATAGGTTGAACCTCCTCTTTCTGGGTTCCAACTATTTTGCCATTGTCCGTAACTGTATCGGTGTCAATGAATTCTTTGAGAAGCTCTTTGTCCTCAATATACCGTTTGATTTCTGCAGACATCCCTGCTATTCTGTAAGGATCATCTTCGACATCCATTCTGCGGGAAAGCATCTCAATCCGATCCTCAAA includes:
- the LOC136456884 gene encoding RNA polymerase II C-terminal domain phosphatase-like 2 isoform X3, with product MAAPRPPPPGALGGGVGGSGGAAPAAGAPAGVSMRMFHGEVYLGEMEVFPMKQGGEGGLPFPSNEIRVSHLSPASERCPPLAILQTIAPFSVRCKLQTKLTPPNPSLQRLYLTCFNEFKSAVVVVGDEELHLVAMPTKSGKVPCFWCCSARSGLYAASVGMLNLRCLAIVFDLDETLIVANTMKSFEDRIEMLSRRMDVEDDPYRIAGMSAEIKRYIEDKELLKEFIDTDTVTDNGKIVGTQKEEVQPMSGGQERVLRPVIRLPDRNAILTRINPEIRDTSVFVKLRPAWEELRSYLTAKGRKRFEVYVCTMAERDYALEMWRLLDPEGNLISPQQLSERVNCVKSGSRKSLQNVFRDRGCHPKMAMVIDDRLNVWDDKDQHRVHVVPAYTPYYAPQAEMANAVPVLCVARNVACNVRGGFFREFDENLLRKVFELYYENGLLDLPYAPDVGDYLVCEDTNFVPGNKDQAPIPEGMRGTEVEKRLNGQSYRWEQREGQQMSSLTRSPDDEGMPIRGTGGVRTIQPNGGSLAITPSVYVTVLQEIGRLCDSKVEFRSTVSNGKSMLFSVEVLFSNEKIGIGIGKTRDEAQVQAAEKALQNLESEYISSTSCVHQALLCT
- the LOC136456884 gene encoding RNA polymerase II C-terminal domain phosphatase-like 2 isoform X1, translating into MAAPRPPPPGALGGGVGGSGGAAPAAGAPAGVSMRMFHGEVYLGEMEVFPMKQGGEGGLPFPSNEIRVSHLSPASERCPPLAILQTIAPFSVRCKLQTKLTPPNPSLQRLYLTCFNEFKSAVVVVGDEELHLVAMPTKSGKVPCFWCCSARSGLYAASVGMLNLRCLAIVFDLDETLIVANTMKSFEDRIEMLSRRMDVEDDPYRIAGMSAEIKRYIEDKELLKEFIDTDTVTDNGKIVGTQKEEVQPMSGGQERVLRPVIRLPDRNAILTRINPEIRDTSVFVKLRPAWEELRSYLTAKGRKRFEVYVCTMAERDYALEMWRLLDPEGNLISPQQLSERVNCVKSGSRKSLQNVFRDRGCHPKMAMVIDDRLNVWDDKDQHRVHVVPAYTPYYAPQAEMANAVPVLCVARNVACNVRGGFFREFDENLLRKVFELYYENGLLDLPYAPDVGDYLVCEDTNFVPGNKDQAPIPEGMRGTEVEKRLNGQSYRWEQREGQQMSSLTRSPDDEGMPIRGTGGVRTIQPNGGSLAITPSVYVTVLQEIGRLCDSKVEFRSTVSNGKSMLFSVEVLFSNEKIGIGIGKTRDEAQVQAAEKALQNLESSYLSSVAPVAGVPKKDSRKSPGSGNGFLEDTPCSDNDISMREPSLSTLKLDDSNNMDKLSSIMSLIREHCLEDQHVVFRDRVQNSSPARNEEYHFQVELAGLILGRGVGSDREAAKLLAAEEALKTLKSTTDPQIKKYLRPVRCNG
- the LOC136456884 gene encoding RNA polymerase II C-terminal domain phosphatase-like 2 isoform X2 codes for the protein MAAPRPPPPGALGGGVGGSGGAAPAAGAPAGVSMRMFHGEVYLGEMEVFPMKQGGEGGLPFPSNEIRVSHLSPASERCPPLAILQTIAPFSVRCKLQTKLTPPNPSLQRLYLTCFNEFKSAVVVVGDEELHLVAMPTKSGKVPCFWCCSARSGLYAASVGMLNLRCLAIVFDLDETLIVANTMKSFEDRIEMLSRRMDVEDDPYRIAGMSAEIKRYIEDKELLKEFIDTDTVTDNGKIVGTQKEEVQPMSGGQERVLRPVIRLPDRNAILTRINPEIRDTSVFVKLRPAWEELRSYLTAKGRKRFEVYVCTMAERDYALEMWRLLDPEGNLISPQQLSERVNCVKSGSRKSLQNVFRDRGCHPKMAMVIDDRLNVWDDKDQHRVHVVPAYTPYYAPQAEMANAVPVLCVARNVACNVRGGFFREFDENLLRKVFELYYENGLLDLPYAPDVGDYLVCEDTNFVPGNKDQAPIPEGMRGTEVEKRLNGQSYRWEQREGQQMSSLTRSPDDEGMPIRGTGGVRTIQPNGGSLAITPSVYVTVLQEIGRLCDSKVEFRSTVSNGKSMLFSVEVLFSNEKIGIGIGKTRDEAQVQAAEKALQNLESSYLSSVAPVAGVPKKDSRKSPGSGNGFLEDTPCSDNDISMREPSLSTLKLDDSNNMDKLSSIMSLIREHCLEDQHVVFRDRVQNSSPARNEEYHFQHLLLAC